Proteins from a genomic interval of Cyanobium sp. AMD-g:
- the pdxA gene encoding 4-hydroxythreonine-4-phosphate dehydrogenase PdxA gives MKTTADRLVIALGDPAGIGAEVTLKALAQPRPAGQEVVLVGCGRWLRDCHRRLLACSNTPLADPDDFTLEDVPLEQPVVPGVSSAAAGAASFAWLTRAVALVAAGSGRALVTAPIAKASWQAAGHAYPGQTERLAELTGAADAGMLFTALAPGGGWRLNTLLATTHIPLAEVSGRLTPELVNRRLEALLAFCRRFEGRPRLVVAGLNPHAGEGGHLGREEQDWLIATLQRWQSLHPEVRLEGPVPPDTCWLEAAAAWKGEGAGADGYLALYHDQGLIPVKLLAFDAAVNTTLGLPFLRTSPDHGTAFGIAGRGMARADSMAAAIRTAWELG, from the coding sequence ATGAAAACTACAGCGGATCGTCTTGTCATCGCCCTGGGGGATCCCGCCGGCATCGGCGCCGAGGTGACCCTCAAGGCCCTCGCCCAGCCGCGCCCCGCCGGCCAGGAGGTGGTGCTGGTGGGCTGCGGCCGCTGGCTGCGCGACTGCCACCGTCGATTGCTGGCGTGCAGCAACACGCCCCTGGCCGACCCCGACGACTTCACCCTGGAGGATGTGCCGCTGGAGCAGCCGGTCGTCCCGGGGGTCAGCAGCGCTGCCGCCGGCGCCGCGAGTTTCGCCTGGCTGACCCGGGCCGTGGCGCTGGTGGCGGCCGGCAGCGGCCGGGCCCTGGTGACCGCCCCGATCGCCAAGGCCAGCTGGCAGGCGGCCGGCCATGCCTATCCCGGCCAGACGGAGCGGCTGGCGGAACTCACCGGCGCCGCCGACGCCGGCATGCTGTTCACCGCCCTGGCGCCCGGCGGCGGCTGGCGGCTCAACACCCTGCTGGCCACCACCCACATCCCCCTGGCCGAGGTGAGCGGCCGGCTCACTCCAGAGCTGGTGAACCGGCGATTGGAGGCCCTGCTGGCCTTCTGCCGTCGGTTCGAGGGCCGGCCGCGGCTGGTGGTGGCGGGCCTCAACCCCCATGCCGGCGAAGGGGGGCATCTGGGCAGGGAGGAGCAGGACTGGCTGATCGCCACCCTGCAGCGTTGGCAGAGCCTGCATCCGGAGGTGCGGCTGGAGGGGCCCGTGCCGCCGGACACCTGCTGGTTGGAGGCGGCAGCGGCCTGGAAAGGGGAAGGCGCCGGAGCGGACGGCTATCTGGCGCTCTATCACGACCAAGGGCTGATCCCCGTGAAGCTTCTGGCCTTCGACGCCGCCGTCAACACCACCCTGGGGCTGCCCTTCCTGCGCACCTCCCCCGACCACGGCACCGCCTTCGGAATCGCCGGCCGGGGCATGGCCCGGGCCGACAGCATGGCGGCGGCGATCCGCACCGCCTGGGAGCTGGGCTAG
- the thiL gene encoding thiamine-phosphate kinase, producing MPEGPTLAELGETELIRRLGAFAPLGQFGDDAALLGPALLGPAGGGDLQLVLNTDVLVEDVHFSAATMVAWDVGWRAAAANLSDLAAMGCRDAVGLTVGLVAPGNTTWAWVEEAYAGLTQLLGAHGGVLLGGDCSGGRQRLLAITAIGRLPGDRGGPIRRGDAQPGDQLVCTGAHGLSRLGLAVLRGEALPALAPAVQERAIRAHRRPVPRFDAVAALGASRPVGLPWRVAGCDSSDGLAAAASCLALASGCTALMERQAIPLAPELEGLAAAEDWCLWGGEDFELVLALEPTWAAALVEQLPGTRCIGHMESPLPEGPLVWSDGGEAIPAPSASFQHFG from the coding sequence ATGCCTGAGGGGCCCACCCTGGCGGAGCTGGGAGAAACGGAGCTGATCCGGCGCCTCGGCGCCTTCGCCCCCCTGGGCCAGTTCGGCGACGATGCTGCCCTGCTGGGTCCGGCCCTGCTCGGCCCGGCCGGCGGGGGGGATCTTCAGCTGGTGCTGAACACGGACGTGCTGGTGGAGGACGTCCATTTCAGCGCCGCCACGATGGTCGCCTGGGATGTGGGCTGGCGGGCCGCCGCCGCCAACCTCTCCGACCTGGCGGCCATGGGCTGCCGTGATGCCGTGGGGCTCACCGTCGGTCTGGTGGCCCCGGGGAACACCACCTGGGCGTGGGTGGAGGAGGCCTACGCCGGCCTGACGCAGCTGCTGGGCGCCCATGGCGGCGTGTTGCTGGGGGGCGACTGCAGCGGCGGCCGCCAGCGGCTGCTGGCGATCACCGCGATCGGCAGGCTCCCGGGCGACCGCGGCGGGCCGATCCGCCGCGGCGACGCCCAACCGGGCGATCAGCTGGTGTGCACCGGCGCCCATGGTCTGAGCCGCCTGGGCCTGGCGGTGCTGCGGGGCGAGGCCCTACCGGCTTTGGCGCCGGCCGTGCAGGAGCGGGCCATTCGTGCCCACCGGCGGCCCGTGCCCCGCTTCGATGCTGTGGCGGCCCTGGGCGCCAGCCGGCCCGTGGGGCTGCCCTGGCGCGTGGCTGGCTGCGACAGCAGCGACGGTCTGGCGGCGGCGGCGAGCTGCCTGGCGCTGGCCAGTGGCTGCACAGCCCTGATGGAGCGCCAAGCCATTCCCCTGGCACCGGAGCTGGAGGGCCTGGCCGCCGCCGAAGACTGGTGCCTCTGGGGGGGCGAGGATTTCGAGCTGGTGCTGGCACTGGAACCAACCTGGGCAGCAGCCCTGGTGGAGCAGCTGCCAGGAACCCGTTGCATCGGCCACATGGAGAGCCCCCTACCGGAGGGCCCCCTGGTCTGGTCGGACGGGGGGGAAGCGATCCCCGCTCCGTCAGCCAGCTTCCAGCATTTCGGCTGA
- the murC gene encoding UDP-N-acetylmuramate--L-alanine ligase, translating to MIPQLDRRQPLHFIGAGGIGMSALAGILAERGFLVSGSDPRPNPVLERLRSAGVRVFQEQTAATIAAVMAAEGAPMVVISSAVPAANEELAEARRRGLSVVHRSDVLAALINDQASIAVAGSHGKTTTSTLIATLLEAVGEDPTAVIGGIVPAFGSNGRHGKGRLLVAEADESDGSLVKFTPRLGLLTNVELDHTDHYPDLASLVATLQRFASGCTTLLANGDCPVLREHFQATSWWSTGSSEAADFAAIPLEERGDGTLATWFEQGVALGTLEVPLPGRHNLSNTVAAMAACRLEGVPFEALRLAVAGLRPPGRRFDCRGLWQERAIVDDYAHHPSEVAATLAMARLMVESGRSPLPMVPLRLVAVFQPHRYTRTAQFLHDFAAALSQADAVLLAPLYAAGEAPMAGISSPALAEAVRALAPDLPVAVAASMEALAQLVASGTGPGDLVLAMGAGDINSLWERLGALDGHERPSALVA from the coding sequence TTGATCCCACAGCTCGATCGCCGTCAGCCGCTCCATTTCATCGGAGCCGGTGGCATCGGCATGTCTGCCCTGGCGGGGATCCTGGCGGAACGGGGCTTCCTGGTCAGCGGCTCCGATCCCCGCCCAAATCCAGTGCTGGAGAGGCTGCGGTCCGCTGGGGTACGGGTGTTTCAGGAGCAGACCGCCGCCACCATCGCCGCGGTGATGGCGGCCGAAGGCGCCCCCATGGTGGTGATCAGCTCGGCAGTGCCCGCCGCCAACGAGGAGCTGGCCGAGGCCAGGCGGCGGGGGCTGTCGGTCGTGCACCGCTCGGACGTGCTGGCGGCCCTGATCAATGACCAGGCCTCGATCGCCGTGGCCGGCAGTCACGGCAAAACCACCACCAGCACCCTGATCGCCACCCTGCTGGAGGCCGTCGGCGAAGACCCCACCGCCGTGATCGGCGGCATCGTGCCGGCCTTCGGCAGCAACGGCCGCCATGGCAAGGGGCGGTTGCTGGTGGCAGAAGCCGACGAATCGGACGGCTCCCTGGTGAAGTTCACACCCCGGCTCGGGCTGCTCACCAACGTCGAACTTGACCACACCGACCACTACCCGGACCTGGCCTCCCTGGTGGCCACCCTGCAGCGCTTCGCGAGTGGCTGCACGACCCTGCTGGCCAACGGGGACTGCCCGGTGCTGCGGGAGCACTTCCAGGCCACCAGCTGGTGGTCCACCGGCAGCAGCGAGGCGGCGGACTTCGCCGCCATTCCCCTGGAGGAGCGCGGTGACGGCACCCTGGCCACCTGGTTCGAGCAGGGGGTGGCCCTCGGCACCCTGGAGGTGCCCCTGCCCGGCCGCCACAACCTGAGCAACACCGTGGCGGCGATGGCGGCCTGTCGCCTCGAGGGCGTGCCCTTCGAGGCCCTGCGACTGGCGGTGGCGGGCCTGCGCCCCCCCGGGCGTCGCTTCGACTGCCGCGGCTTGTGGCAGGAGCGGGCCATCGTCGACGACTACGCCCATCACCCCAGCGAAGTGGCCGCCACCCTGGCCATGGCCCGGCTGATGGTGGAGAGCGGCCGCAGCCCACTGCCGATGGTGCCCCTCCGGCTGGTGGCGGTGTTCCAGCCCCATCGCTACACCCGCACCGCCCAGTTCCTGCACGACTTCGCCGCCGCCCTGAGCCAGGCCGACGCGGTGCTGCTGGCGCCGCTGTACGCCGCCGGAGAGGCCCCGATGGCGGGGATCTCCAGCCCGGCCCTGGCCGAAGCCGTGCGGGCCCTCGCCCCCGACCTGCCGGTGGCGGTGGCGGCCAGCATGGAGGCGCTGGCGCAGCTGGTGGCCAGCGGCACCGGCCCAGGCGACCTGGTGCTGGCCATGGGGGCCGGCGACATCAACAGCCTCTGGGAGCGCCTGGGGGCCCTCGACGGGCACGAACGCCCCTCCGCACTGGTGGCCTGA
- a CDS encoding type I glyceraldehyde-3-phosphate dehydrogenase, whose protein sequence is MTLRVAINGFGRIGRNFMRCWLSRGENTGIEVVGLNDTSDPKTNAHLLQYDTMLGHIRNAEVSYTDDTIVVNGKPIKCFSDRNPLNLPWKEWGVDLVIEATGVFIDQKGAGKHIEAGASKVLITAPGKGEGVGTFVVGVNADQYRHEDYDIISNASCTTNCMAPIVKVLDQSFGIVKGMMTTTHSYTGDQRILDASHRDLRRARAAAVNIVPTSTGAATAVALVYPPMKGKLNGIALRVPTPNVSVVDLVLEVSRGTTKEEVNSVLQEASKNGMKGIIKYCDLPLVSTDHAGTDESTIVDADLTLVMGENMVKVIAWYDNEWGYSQRVVDLAEVVARNWK, encoded by the coding sequence ATGACCTTGCGCGTTGCGATCAATGGATTTGGCCGAATCGGTCGGAATTTCATGCGCTGCTGGCTCAGCCGCGGTGAGAACACCGGCATCGAAGTGGTCGGTCTGAACGACACGTCCGACCCGAAGACCAACGCTCACCTGCTCCAGTACGACACGATGCTCGGCCACATCCGCAACGCGGAGGTGAGCTACACCGACGACACCATCGTCGTCAATGGCAAGCCGATCAAATGCTTCTCCGATCGCAATCCCCTCAACCTCCCCTGGAAGGAGTGGGGCGTGGATCTGGTGATCGAAGCCACCGGCGTTTTCATTGATCAGAAAGGGGCCGGTAAGCACATTGAGGCCGGCGCCAGCAAGGTGCTGATCACGGCTCCCGGTAAGGGCGAAGGTGTCGGCACCTTCGTGGTGGGCGTGAACGCCGACCAGTACCGCCACGAGGATTACGACATCATCAGCAACGCCAGCTGCACCACCAACTGCATGGCGCCGATCGTCAAGGTTCTCGACCAGAGCTTTGGGATCGTCAAGGGGATGATGACCACCACCCACAGCTACACCGGTGACCAGCGCATCCTCGATGCCAGCCATCGCGACCTGCGCCGTGCCCGTGCCGCTGCGGTCAATATCGTTCCCACCTCCACCGGTGCCGCCACGGCGGTGGCGCTCGTCTACCCGCCGATGAAGGGCAAGCTCAACGGCATCGCTTTGCGCGTTCCCACCCCCAACGTCTCGGTCGTCGACCTCGTCCTCGAAGTCAGCCGCGGCACCACCAAGGAGGAAGTCAATTCTGTTCTTCAGGAAGCCTCCAAGAACGGGATGAAAGGGATCATCAAGTACTGCGATCTTCCCCTGGTTTCCACCGACCACGCCGGCACCGATGAATCCACGATCGTGGATGCCGACCTCACCCTGGTGATGGGCGAGAACATGGTCAAAGTGATTGCCTGGTACGACAACGAGTGGGGCTACAGCCAGCGCGTCGTCGATCTGGCCGAAGTGGTCGCCCGCAACTGGAAGTGA
- the dnaJ gene encoding molecular chaperone DnaJ, producing MADYYELLGVSRDVDADSLKKAYRRLARQYHPDVNKDPAAEDRFKEIGRAYEVLSDPQARARYDQFGEAGLGGGGGMPDMGDMGGFADLFETFFSGFGGAGGGQAGGARRRGPRQGDDLRLDLTISFSEAVFGSEKDVQIRHLETCSTCSGSGAKTGSGPTTCGTCGGAGQVRRATRTPFGNFTQVAPCPTCEGSGQVIADPCSACGGQGLQQVRKKLRINIPAGVDSGTRLRVGQEGNAGQRGGPAGDLYVFLTVQAHPHLRRDGVTVLSEVSLNYLQAILGDTIEVETVDGQEPLEIPPGTQPGAVITLQGKGIPRLGNPVARGNHQFTIKVQLPTKLNGEERQLLEQLAGHHTSKGQRHHHKSGLFGGLFG from the coding sequence ATGGCCGATTACTACGAGCTGCTCGGTGTCAGCCGGGACGTGGACGCCGACAGCCTCAAGAAGGCCTACCGGCGTCTGGCCCGCCAGTACCACCCGGATGTCAACAAGGATCCGGCCGCAGAGGATCGCTTCAAGGAGATCGGTCGGGCCTACGAGGTGCTCAGTGATCCCCAGGCCCGGGCCCGCTACGACCAGTTCGGCGAGGCCGGCCTGGGTGGGGGCGGTGGCATGCCTGACATGGGCGACATGGGTGGCTTCGCCGACCTGTTCGAAACCTTCTTCAGCGGTTTCGGAGGGGCCGGCGGCGGTCAGGCCGGTGGCGCACGCCGCCGCGGGCCTCGTCAGGGCGACGACCTGCGCCTCGATCTCACCATCAGCTTCAGTGAGGCCGTTTTCGGCAGTGAGAAAGACGTCCAGATCCGCCACCTCGAAACCTGCTCCACCTGCAGCGGCTCGGGGGCCAAGACGGGCAGCGGCCCCACCACCTGCGGCACCTGCGGCGGCGCCGGCCAGGTGCGACGGGCCACCCGCACCCCCTTCGGCAACTTCACCCAGGTGGCCCCCTGCCCCACCTGCGAAGGCAGCGGCCAGGTGATTGCCGATCCCTGTTCCGCCTGCGGCGGCCAGGGCCTGCAGCAGGTGCGCAAGAAGCTGCGCATCAACATTCCCGCCGGTGTCGACTCGGGCACCCGGCTGCGGGTCGGCCAGGAGGGCAACGCCGGCCAGCGGGGTGGACCCGCGGGTGATCTCTATGTGTTCCTCACGGTCCAGGCCCACCCGCACCTGCGCCGGGATGGGGTCACGGTGCTGTCGGAGGTGTCGCTCAATTACCTCCAGGCGATCCTCGGCGACACGATCGAAGTGGAGACCGTCGATGGTCAGGAGCCCCTGGAGATCCCCCCTGGCACCCAGCCCGGGGCCGTGATCACCTTGCAGGGCAAGGGGATTCCCCGCCTGGGCAATCCGGTGGCCCGCGGCAATCACCAGTTCACCATCAAGGTGCAGCTGCCCACCAAGCTCAATGGTGAGGAGCGGCAACTGCTTGAGCAGCTGGCCGGACACCACACCAGCAAGGGCCAGCGCCACCACCACAAGAGCGGCCTGTTCGGCGGCCTGTTCGGTTGA
- the murB gene encoding UDP-N-acetylmuramate dehydrogenase — MVAVPSSQPRPSVSLREFTTWKVGGPAAWFAEPADQEALIAHAAWAAAAGLPFRCIGAGSNLLIADGGLDGLTLCNRRLQGSRLDLAEGWVEAEAGEPIPTLARKAARSGLRGLEWAVGIPGTVGGAVVMNAGAQGGCTAEWLDSVWVLDPRRPEAPFRLEAADLAFAYRHSRLQDEPLLVLSARFRLEPGHDPATLTARTSANLHSRTSTQPYQQPSCGSVFRNPEPLKAGQLIEGLGLKGLSVGDAQVSPIHANFIVNTGSATAADIDALIRLVQHRVLEVHGVQLHPEVKRLGF, encoded by the coding sequence ATGGTCGCGGTCCCGTCCAGCCAGCCCCGCCCCTCGGTCTCCCTGAGGGAGTTCACCACCTGGAAGGTGGGTGGGCCCGCCGCCTGGTTCGCCGAACCCGCCGACCAGGAGGCCCTGATCGCCCACGCCGCCTGGGCGGCGGCCGCAGGCCTTCCCTTCCGCTGCATCGGCGCCGGCTCCAACCTGCTGATCGCCGATGGCGGCCTCGACGGCCTCACCCTCTGCAACCGCCGCCTGCAGGGCAGCCGCCTGGACCTGGCCGAGGGCTGGGTGGAGGCGGAGGCGGGGGAACCGATCCCCACCCTGGCTCGCAAGGCCGCCCGGAGCGGCCTGCGGGGGCTGGAGTGGGCCGTGGGCATCCCCGGCACGGTGGGTGGGGCCGTGGTGATGAACGCCGGCGCCCAGGGGGGCTGCACGGCGGAGTGGCTGGACTCGGTGTGGGTGCTGGATCCCCGCCGGCCCGAGGCCCCCTTCCGTCTGGAGGCCGCCGATCTGGCCTTCGCCTACCGCCACAGCCGTCTGCAGGACGAACCGCTCCTGGTGCTCTCGGCCCGGTTCCGCCTGGAGCCAGGGCACGACCCTGCCACCCTCACGGCCCGCACCAGCGCCAACCTGCACAGCCGCACCAGCACCCAGCCCTACCAGCAACCCAGCTGCGGCAGCGTCTTCCGCAACCCAGAACCGCTCAAGGCGGGCCAGCTGATCGAAGGTCTCGGCCTCAAGGGGCTGAGCGTCGGCGATGCCCAGGTATCACCGATCCACGCCAATTTCATCGTCAACACCGGTTCCGCCACCGCCGCCGACATTGACGCCCTGATCCGGCTGGTGCAGCACAGAGTTCTGGAAGTCCACGGTGTGCAACTGCACCCGGAGGTCAAACGCCTGGGGTTCTAG
- the efp gene encoding elongation factor P, translating into MISSNDFRTGTTIELDGQVWRVVEFLHVKPGKGSAFVRTKLKGVQSGNVVEKTFRAGETMPQAQLEKATLQHTYMEGDDYVFMDMASYEETRLTAKQIGDGRKYLKEGMEVSVVSWNGKPLEVELPNSVVLEVTQTDPGVKGDTATGGTKPAIVETGAQVMVPLFITIGEKIKVDTRTDSYLGRES; encoded by the coding sequence ATGATCTCCAGCAACGACTTTCGTACCGGCACAACCATCGAACTGGATGGCCAGGTCTGGCGCGTTGTCGAGTTTCTGCACGTCAAGCCCGGCAAGGGCTCGGCCTTCGTGCGCACCAAGCTCAAGGGCGTGCAGAGCGGCAACGTGGTGGAGAAGACCTTCCGCGCCGGGGAGACCATGCCCCAGGCCCAGCTGGAGAAGGCGACGCTGCAGCACACTTACATGGAAGGCGACGATTACGTCTTCATGGACATGGCCTCCTACGAGGAGACCCGTCTGACCGCCAAGCAGATCGGTGACGGCCGCAAATACCTCAAGGAAGGCATGGAGGTGAGCGTGGTCTCCTGGAACGGCAAGCCCCTTGAGGTGGAGCTGCCCAATTCGGTGGTGCTCGAAGTCACCCAGACCGATCCCGGCGTGAAGGGGGACACCGCCACCGGCGGCACCAAGCCCGCCATCGTCGAGACCGGCGCCCAGGTGATGGTGCCCCTGTTCATCACCATCGGCGAGAAGATCAAGGTCGACACCCGTACCGACAGTTATCTGGGCCGGGAGTCCTGA
- a CDS encoding YbaB/EbfC family nucleoid-associated protein, with the protein MAGFGLPNFGQLTEAFRKAQQIQQDAQKLQEELDAMELQGSDPDGRASVWLTGNQQPLRVKLSPELLGEPAEAVEAAVLAALCNAYELSTTTMRERMETLTGGLDLNLPGLGN; encoded by the coding sequence ATGGCCGGCTTCGGACTTCCCAACTTCGGACAGCTGACCGAGGCCTTCCGCAAGGCCCAGCAGATTCAGCAGGACGCCCAGAAGCTCCAGGAGGAGCTTGATGCGATGGAGCTGCAGGGCAGCGATCCCGACGGCCGTGCCAGCGTCTGGCTCACCGGCAACCAGCAGCCGCTGCGGGTCAAGCTGAGCCCCGAGCTGCTCGGTGAACCGGCCGAAGCCGTGGAAGCAGCGGTGCTGGCGGCCCTTTGCAACGCCTACGAGCTCTCCACCACCACCATGCGCGAGCGGATGGAAACCCTCACCGGTGGCCTGGATCTCAATCTTCCCGGTCTGGGGAACTGA
- the accB gene encoding acetyl-CoA carboxylase biotin carboxyl carrier protein — MQLDHDQLRQLLALLGDSDIQELKLEGDDFRLEVRRNLPSPAPATVTMVQAPAGPPPLAPMAVAPVGAAPGPSAPPPPAASVRSDLQAVTAPMVGTFYRSSAPGEAPFVEVGSRISAGQPVCILEAMKLMNELECEFSGEVVEILVENGTPVEFGQVLMRIKAA; from the coding sequence ATGCAGCTCGATCACGACCAACTGCGCCAGTTGCTGGCCCTGCTCGGGGACAGCGACATCCAGGAGCTCAAGCTCGAAGGCGATGATTTCCGACTGGAGGTGCGCCGCAACCTGCCGTCGCCGGCACCGGCCACGGTCACCATGGTGCAGGCCCCGGCCGGGCCGCCTCCGCTCGCCCCTATGGCCGTCGCCCCGGTCGGCGCCGCCCCCGGTCCCTCGGCGCCACCGCCACCGGCCGCCTCGGTGAGGAGCGACCTGCAGGCCGTCACCGCCCCGATGGTGGGCACCTTCTACCGCTCCTCGGCACCTGGGGAGGCCCCCTTTGTCGAGGTCGGCAGCCGCATCAGCGCCGGCCAGCCGGTCTGCATCCTCGAAGCCATGAAGCTGATGAACGAGCTGGAGTGTGAGTTCAGCGGCGAAGTGGTGGAGATCCTGGTGGAGAACGGCACCCCGGTGGAATTCGGTCAGGTGCTGATGCGGATCAAGGCGGCCTAG
- a CDS encoding sulfurtransferase TusA family protein: MNDPVALDLRGTACPVNFIRARLALETLPTGGWLQIDLDGGEPEQMVAEGLRSEGHAVELVVPSPFAPGDGVRLLVRRDGG, from the coding sequence TTGAACGACCCGGTCGCCCTTGATCTGCGGGGCACCGCCTGCCCGGTGAACTTCATCCGGGCCCGTCTGGCGCTCGAAACGCTGCCAACGGGCGGCTGGCTCCAGATCGACCTGGACGGGGGCGAACCGGAGCAGATGGTGGCCGAGGGCCTGCGCTCCGAGGGTCACGCCGTGGAACTGGTCGTCCCTTCGCCGTTCGCCCCAGGGGACGGGGTGCGGCTACTGGTGCGACGGGATGGGGGCTGA
- the rsgA gene encoding ribosome small subunit-dependent GTPase A, with translation MGAEPLPGRVVALQANYCLVDLDGPSQLGTDGSEPGRGGRLLCTRRTRLDKSGLQVCVGDRVTVASVDWRARRGAVVGLEPRHNLLQRPAVANVSRVVVVVALAEPGLDPLQLTRFLITAEATGQPVQVVLSKADLLPAAAVEAWCRRLQGWGYATLAVSTRTGAGLAALRSDLEQPGIAVLCGPSGVGKSSLLNALAPALELRIAAVSGRLRRGRHTTRHVELFPLAPGALVADSPGFNTPDLPSDPRTLAAAFPELLARLRASPCRFANCRHQGDPGCAMGGTWDRHGIYGRCLEEVEAQAGARSRGGQGRQEEGGMRRRGDRLEPLLDPQLRRSSRSTLRQALEGELSSPDRED, from the coding sequence ATGGGGGCTGAGCCGCTGCCGGGTCGGGTGGTGGCCCTGCAGGCCAACTACTGCCTGGTGGATCTCGATGGGCCCTCCCAGCTCGGCACCGATGGCTCCGAGCCGGGCAGAGGCGGCCGCCTGTTGTGCACGCGACGCACCCGCCTCGACAAGAGCGGCCTGCAGGTGTGTGTCGGTGATCGGGTCACGGTGGCGTCCGTTGACTGGCGGGCGCGACGGGGGGCGGTGGTGGGCCTCGAACCCCGCCACAACCTGCTGCAGCGGCCGGCGGTCGCCAACGTCAGCCGGGTGGTGGTGGTGGTGGCCCTGGCCGAGCCGGGCCTCGATCCCCTGCAGCTGACGCGGTTCCTGATCACCGCGGAGGCCACCGGCCAGCCGGTGCAGGTGGTGCTCAGCAAGGCCGACCTGCTGCCGGCGGCCGCGGTGGAGGCGTGGTGCCGGCGGCTGCAGGGCTGGGGCTACGCCACGTTGGCCGTTTCCACCCGCACCGGGGCGGGCCTGGCGGCGTTGCGGAGTGACCTGGAGCAGCCGGGTATCGCCGTGCTCTGTGGCCCCTCCGGCGTCGGCAAGAGCAGCCTGCTCAATGCCCTGGCCCCCGCCCTGGAGCTCCGCATCGCCGCCGTGTCCGGACGGCTGCGGCGGGGACGTCACACGACGCGGCATGTCGAACTGTTTCCCCTGGCTCCGGGGGCCCTGGTGGCCGATTCCCCGGGCTTCAACACCCCTGACCTGCCCAGTGATCCCCGGACCCTTGCCGCCGCTTTCCCGGAGCTGCTGGCCCGGCTCAGGGCCTCCCCCTGCCGGTTCGCCAACTGCCGCCACCAGGGGGATCCCGGCTGTGCCATGGGAGGCACCTGGGACCGTCATGGAATCTATGGCCGTTGTCTGGAGGAGGTGGAGGCCCAGGCCGGGGCCCGCTCCCGTGGCGGCCAGGGGCGCCAGGAGGAAGGGGGAATGCGTCGGCGGGGTGATCGCCTCGAGCCCCTGCTCGATCCCCAGCTGCGCCGCTCCTCACGCAGCACCCTGCGTCAGGCGCTGGAAGGGGAGCTCAGTTCCCCAGACCGGGAAGATTGA
- a CDS encoding peptidylprolyl isomerase, with protein MDRRRRPIGFTTTLGASLALLLTLLLAVPAAWAYLPQGNAVSDPTALLRNALPIDQGDLQKLQHRLEDTSDDLRAKRWTSLTGFVRRAESQLGSSRERILASFEPADRATAEALLSDAATHLQDLAAAGEAQDRDGFLAARREALAAIGRAEGLLVGEFPFAIPPEFDALPRLLGRASVRLTTTKGDLITVVDGYNAPLTAGAFVDLVQRGFYDGLPFNRAEDFYVLQTGDPAGPLTGYVDPATKQERQVPLEIKVPGEEAPFYNQTFEDLGMFKAEPVLPFASKGTLGWAHSDEALGDGSSQFFLFLFEPELTPAGLNLIDGRYAAFGYVVDGLDVLEELTADDGIVKATVIEGAENLRPHA; from the coding sequence ATGGACCGGCGACGCAGGCCCATCGGGTTCACCACCACGCTGGGGGCCAGCCTGGCCCTCCTGCTCACCCTGCTGCTCGCGGTCCCCGCCGCCTGGGCCTACCTGCCCCAGGGCAACGCCGTCAGCGACCCCACCGCCCTGCTGCGCAACGCCCTGCCCATCGACCAGGGCGATCTTCAGAAGCTGCAGCACCGGCTGGAGGACACCAGCGACGACCTGCGGGCCAAGCGCTGGACCAGCCTCACCGGCTTCGTGCGCCGGGCCGAGTCCCAGTTGGGCAGCAGCCGGGAGCGGATCCTGGCCAGCTTCGAGCCCGCCGACCGGGCCACCGCCGAGGCCCTGCTCAGCGACGCCGCCACCCATCTGCAGGATCTGGCCGCCGCCGGCGAAGCCCAGGACCGGGACGGGTTCCTGGCGGCCCGCCGGGAAGCCCTGGCCGCCATCGGCCGCGCCGAAGGTCTGCTGGTGGGGGAGTTCCCCTTCGCCATCCCGCCTGAGTTCGATGCACTGCCGCGGCTGCTCGGCCGCGCCAGCGTGCGGCTGACCACCACCAAAGGCGACCTGATCACCGTCGTGGACGGTTACAACGCACCCCTCACCGCCGGCGCCTTTGTCGATCTGGTCCAGCGCGGCTTCTACGACGGCCTGCCCTTCAACCGTGCCGAAGACTTTTACGTGCTGCAGACCGGTGATCCCGCCGGCCCACTGACGGGCTACGTGGATCCGGCCACCAAGCAGGAACGCCAGGTGCCCCTGGAGATCAAGGTGCCCGGCGAAGAAGCCCCCTTCTACAACCAGACCTTCGAGGATCTGGGGATGTTCAAGGCCGAACCGGTGCTGCCCTTCGCCAGCAAGGGGACCCTGGGATGGGCCCACTCCGACGAAGCCCTGGGCGACGGCTCCTCCCAGTTCTTCCTGTTCCTGTTCGAGCCGGAACTCACACCCGCCGGCCTCAACCTGATCGATGGGCGCTATGCCGCCTTCGGCTACGTGGTGGATGGCCTGGACGTGCTCGAGGAGCTCACCGCCGATGACGGCATCGTCAAGGCGACGGTGATCGAAGGAGCCGAGAACCTGCGCCCCCATGCCTGA